GGTGAGTCAACTTAGAGTCAACAGGAGAACGGAGCGCTGAAGGACATCGCGAATAGAGCTGCTGCGTGTTTCGATAATGGAGACATTAGTGTCctgcaccgaccgacgacgatctCTTTGTCTTGACTTAATTGTCGCGTGTCGATCGAAGCGACGACGATAGATGAAGGATCGcgatgatgtcgtcgtcgtcgtcgtcgtcgtcggtggtggtagtagcgtgGGAAAACTATGCTGCCCAGTCAAGACATACGACATGAGTTCAGTCAAGCGACGAACACCGATACCAACGGCCGATATGAACTGAATGGGCGTCGACGTACCCAAGAATGTCAATGCTATCGAGGACATAAAATTGCGCTTCGTGAATCAGAGTAGTCTGCGATTCTCCGAACATCGCCATCGCCCACCAGACCCCCGAGAAGccaaaacccaccaccaccaccgaagagaAGGTGCGAAAGGTCAACTCCTCCCGCACGTCAATAAAAACGGCCGAACCGCCTGCGTGTAAGTGTACAGTCATGCATGTTGCATGCCCAGGGTTAACCGTTTATTGGATACGTATTTAGTGAAGAAGTTCAATGGTTACATTCCCTCTAGTACagcgctggttgctggttctgttgtagctgctgctgctgctgctgctgctgtggttgaaCTAGCTTTTGACAGTCGGGCACCGGCTGCGTGGCGATCAAAGTTGGCCTTCTTTCGATGGTAATATGTAGAGGGGATAGGATCGCccccgatgctgatgatgacgagacaTACTGACCGCCCTGGTTCGTATGATGGACGGTACTGGATGTTGAatgactactactactactactgctagaGGTGCTGGCCAGCTGTTGGCTGCCAGCCACGGTTAGGGGTTTCTTCTGTTCCTGCGCCGCAGGCAGATACTCTCGGGGAGGTAGATAAACGCGGGACGGTGAGACGAGAGGCTGTTTCGAGAGGAAACTCAATGTAGCCGATCCTTGCGATGAGGCTGAGGTGGTGGTAAGCTGTCCAACTGGAGCAATGATGGACGTTACCGTGGTTTTCGGTGGTTGCTGTACAAGAATTGTCGGTGCTGGCTGTGCTACcggtgctactggtgctggcggtgctacagctgctactggtgctaccGGAACAGCGTAGCTCTGGCCATTCCCACTGGTTGCCACTGTAGGACCATACTGAAGCACAACGGCATTTGATGGATTGTGCTCAGTGCTATGGGTACCGTATACAGGAGTATGCAAATAGTGCACCTGATTACCACCAGAACTCCAGGAACCTCCCGTTTGATGGGTCTGGCCAACGATTTGAGTGACCTTGAagggagtgtgtgttttgtggacCGTAACTGGTGGTACCACGTAGGAAACAGGCCTGGCGACAACCTTAGCAGGTTCCAAATTGACCAAAGACGTGACAACGGGTGTTGCCGGTGCATATCCGTGAGCGTAGCCTTCGGACTTTTGCGTCGAAACTAGAGTTCCGTGTGATACGACGGTACTTTTGGGCGGACCATATTGAACAACGGAAGACTGTACGGGTAcgatgtgtgtttgctgaGCCGGATAACTGGCTACCAGTGTTTGCGAGGCaccctgttgttgttgttgggaggTGGCCACTCCGGCCGAATGTCCAGAAAGCTGAACCGATGGAGCTACAAAGGTTTCCTGCGATACGATGGTACTTTTTGGTGGAGTATAATGGACGATCGATGGCTGCACCGGTGCAATgtgtatctgctgctgctgaggtgcTGGATAACTGGTCAGCACTGTTTGCGATGCCCCCTGATGCTGTTGAGCAGTGGCCACACTAGCAGAAAGCCCGGAAAGCTGAACAGTCGGTGCAACATAAGCAGGAGCAACGAGTTTGTGCTCCTTCAGTGCGCACTCCGAGGTATGACCCGGAGCAACTAAGTAATGCTGTGCCGGGGCGTACTGCGCTACCGGTGCACTACTGTAAGTGACCGTTTTCGTCACCGGTGCCGTATAGTGGACCGTTGCGATGGGTGCTGGCTTGTGTACTGTGCTTTCCGTCTTGATGAGTGTGGCCGTCGGTGCATAGGTGATTGAGGGCTTCGCTAGGACGAGATTTGTGGCGGGAAGCGAACCTGACACGTGATCGATCGAGCTGTAGCTGGTGGCTCCCTGATAATGCTCAATATATCCCGCACTAGCAAGGGCTAGGCAGGCAGCGAACACTCCAATCTGTAGCCGAGAATCgggaaggaaaagtgaaaagattTATAACGGAGTCAGAGGTTTATTCACGAAAACAAGCGCCCGTTCCCGACTTACGTAGCCGTTCATGGTGACGGATTTGCACTTTCTGACGACCGACCGTACCGTACGCGAGTGCGCTACTGCGTGCCAGAGGTCCTCGAATTTATATACTCGCATTGCGCGCCTGTAAAGTGAGCAAAAAgggatggaaaaaagggaaaaacccTCACTCACTTCAGGGACGTTTTGTCCGTGCGGAGGCATCGGAAGAAAGAGAATGCAaacgcaacggcaacggcaacggacaGCAGACAGGCCGCACACAGGGACCGCACGGCACCGGGATAGAGTGACGAACACACGCCCAAGCAGCCGCTGCCCACCGAAAACCTGTCCCACCGTTCTCAGCGAACGAGCggatgaagaagaaagtgaCGGAGAACGGAATTGCAGGGctccagcagtaccagcagtaaCGCTGCACTTCAAGGATTGCAAGCATTGCACTCAACGGGAATTACTTgccccgaaaaccaaaaaaaaaaaccaaaaaaccgggTCCACAAATTATGGGAATTGATTTGCTCGATCGAGCGTGATCGAGCGTCAGCCCCCTCCGCAGCCCCGTCAGCTCTCAGGTTGTCCGATTAATCACTTACAGGCTCAATGTCAAGCATCGGCGGCAACGCCACTCTaagcagcgtgtgtgtggagagcGTTATGTCTTGCGGGGCCCTCTTGCGCTTTCGCACAGTGCGTGTGTCGCCTAATGAGCTGCGAGcctccgtcatcgtcgtcgctgatgCCCTGTAGCGTCGTGCAAAATCCGTTTCGCACGGCGGGCTGCGGTGGCCATTCAtgtgcgatccgatccgatgcccTCCGGCTACCGGAGGGGCTTTTCGTTCGTAGTTCCAGTGCCTACTAAAGGTTAGTGGTGTGGTTATGGTGGCTCAccgcaccgccagcaccgcaaGGTGAAGGTCGGACCCGTCTCTaacctttcttttcgttgccTTTCATCGTGGCCAGCAAAGGAATGCCGGGAGCGTGGCGACCACAGTCCGCAAGAGCAGAGTCCGTATAGGGGAATGGACTCAAGATGCATGAAGCGAAGTATTATTCATCAGACCGGGTGGCTATGCAGTAGCATTACATCATATAGAAGAATGTTGGATATAACTAGTTGAAGACTAAGACGGAGGAATACCACCAGAAGTCCAATATCCTGACAATAGACACCTGAGGTGTCCTTTCAGTAATATTATTGTCTATTTTATAACAGATTGGCTCAGAATTTGATAGAGAATTTGTGATTTTATGCGAACTATTGAGAGTAGACCATGTGATCAGCATCCTGCATAATTTGAGAATCAAACTTGGAATGCTATTGCGAAGTTTCTCCGAGACCAACCTTTAGTTTCAATGTCAGGCTCCATTGTATCCTCTCCAATCATCGACTTCAAGAAACGAAATCCCAAATTACGCAATCGATTTTATGAATTCATAATAATTTATGTATTTTCAACGGGCatttcaaacatcaaacgggggaggttgtgtgcgtgtgtgtgtgagcacagTGGTGTGCATCTTCCTTCCAGCAAACCCAGAGCGGAATTGTTGGCGGGAAACCTGGTCGGTCACACTTCCGATCCGGACGCATCTGCagagaggatgatgatccgaTGTGTTCGGCTGCTTACCAGGCGTAGTGTGCGCTGTTGTCGGCGTAGCTGACGTGCGTGGAGACGTGAGCGGAGGGCTCGGCGTAAGCCAGCGTCTTGGCGGCAACGACCGGAGCGGCCTGAGCGTAAACCGGGGTGCTATGGTGGTACAGTGGCTGGGGCTGAGCGATCACCGTCTTGGCGTAAGCTGGCTCGGCCACGATCGTCTTGGTGTACGCTGGCTCGGCCACGATCGTCTTGGCGTAGGTCGGCTCCGAAACGATGGTCTTGGTGTAGGTCGGCTGGGACACGTAGGTCTTGGCAACCGGCGCGTAGGCCAGGGTCTTGCTGTACTCAACGTTCTTCACCAGAGCCGGGGCCTGGTAGTGGACCTGCGGCGCGGCATAAGCCACAGTCTTGGCGGCCACAACCGGTGCGGCATGAGCGTACACATGAGCGGCTGGCTGCTGGGCGTAGACGGTCTTGGTGTAAGCGGGCTGAGCGACGATCGTCTTCAGGGCGGGCTCATGGACGGCGTACGTCTTCGTCAGGGCAGGGGCAGCGGCATAGTGCACCGCTGGCTCCGCGTAAGAGACGGTCTTGTGGATGGCCGGGGCAGCGGCATAGTGTACCGCTGGCTCAGCATAGGCCACCGTCTTGGCGACGGCCACCTTCGGTGTATCGTGACGGGTGATCGAGCTGTAGCTGACGGCCGGTGCGGAGGAGTAGTGGGCGGCATGGACGGCCGGTGCACCGTACGAcacctggtgatggtgatgctccGGTTCGATGTAGCCGGCGCTGGCGCAAGCCAGAGCGGCAAACAGAACAACCATCTAGGGGagcacagaagaagaaaaaaaaatcacagatacagaaacacacacacacaaaagcacgATCACTACAAGGATCACTGCAGACGAGCACGGTATCTGCCACGGCACGAGACGATCGAGAACTTACCTTGAACGCCATCTTGTACTGTGCttggctgtgtgtgttcttAGTAGAGGTCCTCACTGGTCGGTTGCTAGCGCTGCAATGATGCCTTCAGGAGCGTTCGGTCTAATATTTATATGAAAGCCGCCACCGGTAGTTGCTGCTGATCCAAAGCACGGACACACAAAGCATCGGATCGGAAGACGACAGGCAGCTCCGGAGCTCCACACACCGGAGCACACGAACAGGCGAAGAGCACCAAATGGGGTGACCTTCTGGGATGAGTAATAAACTGAAAAAACAGCAGAGATCGCGGCACCGGCTGTCGccgaaaaacgaaaccgaaagagaACAAACTATCACCTGAACACCGcacacgacagcagcagcgatggcaCCGATGGCTTTCGCTTCCCCAAACTTGCCCCTTCCAATCCTTCAAGCCAATCCATTTTCTCACCTACTACTCCACTGCTCGAGGGGTAGTGGCGCCCAGGAGCAAACTATCGACCTTTGGTGGGGCTTTAATGATGATCGTACACATCGTGCCATTGCCTTTCGGCATCTTGACGGCTGGAGGGCACTtctcatcatcggcagcatctgTATCACAACATAAGATGCCGTATCCCCCCCGGCCTTAATCCGGCGCTACTGTTGTCACTTGTTAGGTCCGGGAATTCGGATTCGGGCCCCGGCATTTGTGAGGTTAGGGCGCAACAAGCacaaggaaaacggaagcgcCAGCTGGCGTGACGTCAGGGGGCATGTACGCAGCcagatgaaatcgaaaacccctaacctcaaaaacaaaaacacacacggtCGCAGTAGGCCATTGCGCTCGTGCGCTCGCGCGTACGCCATATGTCGCATACCACCGCAGGGCCGTTAACCGTGCAGGGTTAATTGGCTTTTGGGTGGCCTACGGTGGTGCAGCACCCGCACCGCACGCATCGTATAAAATGGCACCCCGACAGCAATCTAAACGGCATCAAATGGCGGTAAAGGACGgctagcgagcgcgcgcacacatctTTCGAAGGCTTTTTCAGAGAAGGCTACCTGCTACGATcatttgattcgatttgaatGGGTCCAGTGGCAAGCGAAGGAGCATTTGAGCTTGATTTATGGAAGGAAGTTGAGCGGATGCTGCTAATTAGAAGCCAGGCGCGTTATCTTTCGATTGCCGTGCTACCCTTTACAGTTCCGATTCCGTAGTGTCCCACTAATGCTAGGGTTCAATTCAGCGCTCTGGCTGTggagtattttatttttgaaccAATTTGAATTCCGTTTGCTGCTCCGTGACATAATAAGTGGTCTGCTGGCGTGGCCGCAAAGGCAATAACGCACCACCACAATTCGCGGTTGACATATTGCGCCCTGACACCGAGGAATGCCAAACATGGAACCTCACGGAGGGATGGAGAATGCGTTGTGGGCTGACAGGATACCTGTGCCAGAGCGTTGGAGTAATAACTTTTGATAATAAATTACTCAAATCCTTTTGTGGACCACTAGCACTGCTCCTCAGTGCTGGCTTATTAACCTTGTAGGACCAAGGAGTGGGACCTCCGAAGAGAGGGGAACACTGACGCAATTTGcataacagacacacagcacaacactcTTTTCTTAAATTAAACCTTCTTCCTtcaccataacctcaaaataGGTTCCCATCGGTGGTGAATGCGCACGAGATCGGCTTGGAAGGGTTAACCatcttgtgcgtgtgtgtgtgtgtttatgagtCTGGCAAAAGTAATTTTGTCCCCATGTATGTTTTGCCGATCTTCAagaccatcgatcgataggGATCGAGGCGGCTCTGACTCGGTTCATTTAGTCAATTTCGTTCACGAAACGAGCAGAAGCCAACAAGCAGCACTAGGTTTCTGGGGCGGGAAGGGGGTCTGCAATTGGATAAGTATCTGCACAGTTTGTCTTAAGCGCTCGAGGAACCGCgggcaccaccgccatcaccaaaaacgaacgaaacgcgatgatgatgacgcgctTGTAAAATCTGCTGTTTTCGGGGCCACCGACGATGGTGAGGGCATTTCGAATCCATCTGaggtagggagggagggatgtcAGTCGCCGGCGACAGATTTGCCACAGACCAcatcgacgatggtggcgatggcctTGAGCGAGGgtgatgttttgtgtttttttttctgttgttgttgtttttgggttgTGAAAATTGTTTCTTCCCTACCTCCCTCCGTAGCCCATGCTTGGCTACTTGGCTACTGACTTTATGCGATCATAACGATCCGACAAATTGATCGTGACGCGCATTATGACGCtagatcgcgcgcgcgcgcgggttCCTCATCTAATCCGGAGGCCTTAGGAGTAATTGTTTCTTGGGGGCCCTTTTTCGCGCCCGGCTTCAGCTACAAATTGGTCTACGTTTTGGAGACCTTATGTCATCCGCTATCGAGCTCGCGTGGgaatttgttcgttcgtttgtggttCGCTTCTTTATGGCACGCGATCATCTctttgtcgtgtcgtgtcccCTGCCCTGAAGCCATTCACTCCACGACACTGAACGGAAGTGCTAATCAGCGATCATCAAGGGTTCGAAATCCAATCCGGCctccggccacacacacacacagagcgagcgaccgaTGTCACAATCGAGCAGCGAGACAGACAGGCCGATGGCGCTACCACAATACCACAAAGCAATGTCAAGCGGCATGTGCTGCGGTCGATTATGATTTACAATGGTGACACGCGACACCGCCTGGAGaaccggcaacggcaacggcaacggcgaccaCACTGCTCCACATTCCAAACGAGCCAACAGCTGATCGCACGAAAAACGGCACCCCACCCCGAAAAAATGGCCGTAAAAGGGGCCCGCGCGCGCACCCATGCACCTTCATGCATGCATAATTCAACGAGCATAGCCGCGTGCGAGTGCCTGCGTCCGTTCACCTTTCCGTGCATCATCGGTGCTCATCTTCTTCCACAATCTTCACGATAATCGCCCGCAAATGGTAAGCGTGACCGGAGCGTCTCGAAGCCGGCAGCGCTGCGCTGAGCCGGTTGACGCCGAGACAGCGTGTCTCGTGAGCGCGTCCTCACGTAACATCTTCATTTCCTGCAGATGAGCTCGAAGACGAAGACCGGTTTTTTCCCCGACCTGggcctggttggttggtgcgtcGACTCTTCTGCATCTCGAGGTTCAATGTCAAGGACACATCGCGGCTCATCGAGGGGCTCATCCTCGGTACCACGACGACGCGGCGGTACGAGCGTGTGATGTCACGCGATCACGATTGTCCTCCATTTTATTTCTCTAGTGCGCACCACGAATTTGGTCACAGGAAGCGGTACAATtcgggtgtatgtgtgataTTCCTTGGAGGGATTAGGATGATAGGAAGTGATCCACGTGTTTATGGCTACCTTGAGTGGATTATAGCAGTGGCTCTACAATTTTTCATGCCAACACCATTTGTctgccagcaagccagcatgACATACATACAGACCCTACACGACATACTACTTGACAGCGCCCTGCTAGCAGCTTAATAGCTTAATCCTGTCCTGTCTGATCCTGAGCACGTCGCTAGAGAGCTAGAGCTACTAGATGTCAATCACTGTCTATATAGTGGCGCGGTCCGGACGCGGGAGAGACGCAGattaatcatcgatcgatcgaccgcgtcGAGTGCACGGTCCCTGCAGGGCTTGAGGGCACTGCAATGCAGTGTCGTTCGTCGTTCCCGCATACCGTCGTGGCGCACGTCAGTCGCTAGGTGGGCCCGTGGATCATCGCGACATCGATTGCACAACGCCACCACCCTATCCCATTTGCCCCATAGATACACATTATTCATAATTACCATTCATACAAATTTAGCACCTCGCGTTCCTCCCGAAAACATCCCCCACACAACGGGTCCAACGGGTCCAACAACGGGGTTTGCGACTTTACGACATCGAACGAACAACGATCCGACGaacgacaaacgacaaacgaaaCGTAAACGGAGCGCGTTTCGCAGAAAGATCCAAACCGATCGTCCCACCGGTCGATGGCAGCAAATGGTTTTGACAGGTTGTGGCCAGACCAAGGATTGTGATGtggctgtgcgtgcgtgtgcgcgcgtgtgccaGCCTGCACGCGGGCTAAATGTCACGCGGGGGTAGGTCCAGATGTTGTGGTGAAGTGATCGGCGACACCAAATGAGTCGCATAACCCCGTGTACACGCCCATACCATACATCGACAGCGAGTCAGCGAGTCAGCGAGACGTTGGCTGCAATTGAGCTATGAAAGCCAACACCCCCTCCTTTCGTCTCGTCTCATGCCGTCTGGTCTGCGCAACAATTGCCTCTTCTGACGAATTTGTTCAGACACCACAAGACCAGAGTCACGAGACTCATTGGTAATCGATTAAAAGCGCTCATACATAACAGGGGTATGAGCTTTACTCGCGCTTTAATGCGCCAGTCTGTGGCCTACAATACAGCAGTTAGTCACCTGCTAAACCGTCGagtggtttaactggagtctccgatttcatcgatttccGGTACAGATTGGATCAATAATTATCAAGTCAAGTTCACGCGATACCGGCGCGAATTggttgcgaaaaaaaaacccgggcACCGTCGCGTTATACGATCGGCCATATTTTTGCCTAATTTATGTCCTCTAACATCCGgtggcacacacacctggGACACCGGACAGCCTCCCCTTCCCAGAACCGGAACCTCTCACTAGTAGAagaagggagagacagagaaagagagatgattGGCAAGGTGAGGAGACCCCCCCCACAAACGCGCTCGAATCCTAGGCCAAGGATACTTCCAGCAGCGCTTGCGGTGCCTGCACACCACTCTAGGCACGCAAATCGAACATCATAAAGTTGGATAGAAAATCGTTAACACAAATGAGTGGATTGCGTTACGCGTTACGCGCTTTGAAGAGCGCCACCGCTCTAGATCGGACCTTCGCCCGCGGCTGCTTctccagcgagcgagtgttaTTAATGTTTATGTGAACCGGATTGGCTAGGGCCGCTGGAGCGCTCT
This sequence is a window from Anopheles darlingi chromosome 3, idAnoDarlMG_H_01, whole genome shotgun sequence. Protein-coding genes within it:
- the LOC125953248 gene encoding mucin-5AC-like, giving the protein MAFKMVVLFAALACASAGYIEPEHHHHQVSYGAPAVHAAHYSSAPAVSYSSITRHDTPKVAVAKTVAYAEPAVHYAAAPAIHKTVSYAEPAVHYAAAPALTKTYAVHEPALKTIVAQPAYTKTVYAQQPAAHVYAHAAPVVAAKTVAYAAPQVHYQAPALVKNVEYSKTLAYAPVAKTYVSQPTYTKTIVSEPTYAKTIVAEPAYTKTIVAEPAYAKTVIAQPQPLYHHSTPVYAQAAPVVAAKTLAYAEPSAHVSTHVSYADNSAHYAWIGVFAACLALASAGYIEHYQGATSYSSIDHVSGSLPATNLVLAKPSITYAPTATLIKTESTVHKPAPIATVHYTAPVTKTVTYSSAPVAQYAPAQHYLVAPGHTSECALKEHKLVAPAYVAPTVQLSGLSASVATAQQHQGASQTVLTSYPAPQQQQIHIAPVQPSIVHYTPPKSTIVSQETFVAPSVQLSGHSAGVATSQQQQQGASQTLVASYPAQQTHIVPVQSSVVQYGPPKSTVVSHGTLVSTQKSEGYAHGYAPATPVVTSLVNLEPAKVVARPVSYVVPPVTVHKTHTPFKVTQIVGQTHQTGGSWSSGGNQVHYLHTPVYGTHSTEHNPSNAVVLQYGPTVATSGNGQSYAVPVAPVAAVAPPAPVAPVAQPAPTILVQQPPKTTVTSIIAPVGQLTTTSASSQGSATLSFLSKQPLVSPSRVYLPPREYLPAAQEQKKPLTVAGSQQLASTSSSSSSSSHSTSSTVHHTNQGGHNTQLTSSQPKQGIMAFKFVVFLASLAVASAGYLEAGHAVQYAAPVAHYSPASSVSYSTISQAAPVAKTIAYAAPVAKTISYAAPQVYAAPQVYAHAAPVAKTIVSSPAIGATHESTVRSHDGTISHYSKAVDTAFSSVRKSDTRITNELPKLTYAQPIVAKQVAYAAPAIQTYAHAAPAVHTTYSAPAVHTTYAAPAVQHYAHAAPAVHTTYAAPAVQHYAHAAPAVHTTYAAPAVQTYAHAAPVVAAHATKTLTYSPAVQVSHATYEDAHAHYAW